In the genome of Fimbriimonadaceae bacterium, one region contains:
- the fliR gene encoding flagellar biosynthetic protein FliR, with protein MSIDAALFWAFIVVFIRCSAMLLVSPVLGGQQTPANIRVMISMALSAALVFVIQPTVGNVPQDIYTMVIAIAQEAVVGLMIGMFISMAFAAFQIAGSFLDMQVGLSSSQVMNPVSGIPSTLLSQFKYMLAMAIFLSIGGHQLLIRAFIKSYDVMPSMGALHMNAIESNVLQLLGQVLLLGIQIAAPVAAVGFIIDAALGFINKAVPQFPAMIVGMPAKIIMGLLTLSIALPAIVGGVQVSVDLATDALWNALRGVK; from the coding sequence ATGAGTATCGACGCCGCGCTGTTTTGGGCATTCATCGTCGTATTTATTCGATGCTCTGCGATGCTCCTGGTCTCGCCCGTTTTGGGAGGGCAGCAAACACCGGCAAACATTCGTGTGATGATTAGCATGGCGCTATCGGCAGCGCTTGTTTTTGTGATCCAGCCGACCGTCGGAAATGTTCCGCAGGACATCTACACGATGGTCATCGCGATTGCCCAAGAGGCCGTTGTGGGCTTGATGATTGGGATGTTCATCTCCATGGCCTTCGCCGCTTTTCAGATTGCGGGGTCGTTTCTGGATATGCAGGTCGGTCTTAGCTCTAGCCAGGTTATGAACCCGGTGAGCGGTATCCCATCAACGCTGTTGTCCCAGTTCAAATATATGCTGGCGATGGCGATCTTCCTGTCCATTGGCGGGCACCAACTCCTTATCCGAGCGTTCATCAAGAGCTACGACGTGATGCCCTCGATGGGTGCATTGCATATGAACGCCATCGAATCGAACGTCTTGCAGCTGCTCGGGCAGGTGTTGCTGCTTGGCATTCAGATAGCCGCTCCTGTCGCCGCAGTTGGTTTCATCATCGACGCCGCTTTGGGCTTCATCAACAAGGCGGTCCCTCAGTTCCCCGCGATGATCGTGGGAATGCCCGCAAAGATCATTATGGGTCTGCTCACCCTGAGTATCGCTCTGCCGGCAATTGTAGGCGGTGTACAGGTCAGCGTGGACCTTGCCACCGATGCGCTCTGGAACGCCTTACGGGGGGTGAAATAG
- a CDS encoding flagellar biosynthetic protein FliQ, protein MNARGALDIAQMGIQIAIMVSLPTLIVTLFIGLAVSIFQAMTQVHEMTLTYVPKLLGVAVVLGFTGNWILQKLVGFMILCFENISRVSQ, encoded by the coding sequence ATGAATGCCAGAGGAGCGCTCGATATCGCCCAGATGGGAATACAGATCGCGATCATGGTATCGCTCCCCACGCTGATTGTCACCCTGTTTATCGGCCTCGCCGTCAGTATCTTCCAAGCCATGACGCAGGTCCACGAGATGACGTTGACCTACGTGCCAAAGCTTCTTGGCGTTGCGGTTGTGTTGGGCTTCACCGGCAACTGGATTCTCCAGAAGCTAGTTGGATTCATGATTCTCTGCTTTGAGAACATCTCCCGAGTGTCCCAATGA
- the fliP gene encoding flagellar type III secretion system pore protein FliP (The bacterial flagellar biogenesis protein FliP forms a type III secretion system (T3SS)-type pore required for flagellar assembly.): MAAFGQDALTVPKVSLEIGKSGSEGEVSSSLQILALLTVLSLAPALMILTTAFTRIVIIFSFLRNAMGTPTIPPNQVVIGLSLFLTFFVMAPTYETINETALQPYMKKQISFDQAVTNAQKPVREFMLKNTYSKDLRMFLDIRQENATAEDVSLVSLIPAFVISELKTAFIIGFYIFVPFLIIDLVVASGLMSMGMMMLPPTVVSLPAKLLIFVLADGWSMLVNAILQGYR, encoded by the coding sequence ATGGCTGCATTCGGTCAAGATGCCCTGACGGTGCCGAAGGTCAGCCTCGAAATTGGCAAGTCCGGCTCTGAGGGTGAGGTCAGCAGTTCGCTTCAGATCCTGGCGCTCCTCACGGTTCTCAGCCTTGCACCCGCGCTGATGATTCTGACGACGGCGTTCACCCGCATCGTCATCATCTTTAGCTTTCTCCGCAATGCGATGGGCACCCCGACGATTCCGCCGAACCAGGTGGTCATTGGTCTAAGCCTTTTTCTCACCTTCTTTGTGATGGCTCCGACTTACGAGACGATCAACGAAACCGCGCTCCAGCCATACATGAAGAAGCAGATATCGTTTGACCAAGCTGTCACCAATGCTCAGAAACCGGTCCGAGAGTTCATGCTGAAGAACACTTACAGCAAAGACCTGCGCATGTTCCTCGATATCCGGCAAGAGAACGCTACCGCCGAGGACGTATCGCTCGTCAGCCTGATCCCAGCGTTTGTGATCAGCGAACTGAAGACCGCGTTTATCATCGGCTTCTATATCTTTGTACCGTTCCTCATCATCGATCTTGTCGTCGCAAGCGGCCTGATGAGCATGGGCATGATGATGCTTCCACCAACGGTCGTATCCTTGCCCGCCAAGCTGCTTATCTTTGTTCTCGCCGACGGGTGGAGCATGCTCGTGAACGCCATATTGCAGGGGTACAGGTAG